One Ciona intestinalis unplaced genomic scaffold, KH HT000578.1, whole genome shotgun sequence genomic window, AATataatgaaaacgtgtcccatcttcccccaccctactgtatatctTGTGCCGCTaaaccacgtatgtagctgTGGGTGACCTTTGTTCTGCATAGGTAAAAAAAGCCAACGCATTAGTAACCGGTGTTTTCAAGCAATAaacgtgtcttgcccaaggacacgcacgcccacaatggttaCCGTATCGAGTAATGCACTTTAACAGTTGTCTTCGAGAAATGACAGAATGTGAAGTGTTAGACACGAATGCTTCATcgtaattaatttaattgattttaaatgcGTTTAATGACAAGTCAAATGCGTGTGTGAtagtttaaaagaaatttatgCGAAGAAATAATTGTCACCTTGAGTTTTAACACTGCATCGGTGATTATGGTATACAGAGATGTAATTAGCGTTTCTATTTTGATGACATTAAGTAATGTGGTCACAAGAAAGTTTACTCGAGCGCAGCAGTTAAAGAGTTAAtccatttttttgaataatgaGAATtcacaaataaatgtaactttctttatcctcgcgtgccgaaaaacgaaagtcgttataacacaggtattttgtttcaaacacctcattccagcttaaaagttaccacgtatgtaactttgtgtgtgatagTAAATGTAAATGAAATAGACAccatgaaataaaaaatcgtATGGCGACAATAGCGGCAAAATAACAGTTATTGAGAAGtcctattatatatgggtgacaTTTAACGGCCTGTCATAAGACGTGaagtttaggccagagtttccCATTATTCTTGATGTTAAAGAAAAAGCatatttagttatatatagcACTATatcctgtggggtaagatagcatatcgttataacataatgTCCAATATTCCCTTATCCCGATTTATCAATTAACAGCGCTCTTTAAAAgcctttttataaaaaaaacattaaaaaaagcagTAAAACTTGTTATATGAGAGCGTTATTTCACTCTTGTATGCACGtagcagaaaaaataaaataaactttttataattaaaaaataaaaagtaataaaacttgttttacaaCAGCATTATAACACTGGAAGAGCGCAGAAGATGGTCGTTTGTGATGGCTACGATCTTCATAAGGATGGACACCCTACTACTACAGGCACGGAGTAGCGAAAAACAAAGGTTGCCTGGTTTTAATCGAATGGTTAATTTGCTGAAGGAATTGTCAAAATCGGATCGACTTTATCATAAAGCGCTGTCTTGGGCGTATTTAGGTATGTTGCGaacatttattttaggttgggagaagatgggacaccttttcattctttttttcgtctcatttgttagtaaacaaagaacattcaaagaaatataaaactatatcctcacgacttccatataccgttgttaattttttaaaacacggttaagatatttggatattatgtgctaaaggtgtctcatcttaccccaaccataCTATATCCAAAGTCAcatttctaattttatttttcaaaaggTATAATACTTGAACGGCAGTCTTCATTTGAAACAACACCCATGGCAATCCACGACTGCGGGTTTACTGGCACTGAACCACTGGATTGTTTCACCAAAGCAATACAACTTGCAGATAATGAACCTGCCGTATTAAACAGGCTTGCAAAGGTACTTAAAGTCTATGCTCAATACTTGTTTCGGTCGTAGTGCTAAAACAGTATGATTTTAAAGCGCTTTTAACGATGTAATGATTTAGATAAAGCGATAGAATGTTTATATTGCTTGGGTGTGCAATTGTAAAACGCTTGCATTACCCAGCAGTAGTTTCTTTTTATACAATgttttacaacataaaaaaaagtcaaGATATTGCTTTTGTTcgacacttttactcaagtagtctTTACCCGCTGCGTGTTTTAACAGTCGTCGTTTTTCAAGTAATCTGTCCTTTACTGTACTCAGAGaaataagtaaaatgttatgttgaatttgtaaatcaattaaaaagcaaataaCAGCCACatgtatatactttaaatCCTTTACACTTCATTTAAGAAAATCTTTTCAGCTCTTTCAAATAATGGGCAAGCATGAAATGGCGATCGGTACAGCGAGTATGTCATTGGACGTTGACCCCGACCACGTGACTAACGTAGCGTCCTATCACACGCGAGCAAGAGTTCACACCTCTTTGTATATGAGGGTGAGTTTATGTGAATTAGACGCTTGCATGGTagcaacaaagttacataggtggtaaccgTAAGTTGgcccgaggtgtatgaaacagaacaaccgtgttatatcgactgtcgttgccctgcatgcagggataaataacccacatacgtggtaacttgtgagctggcacaaggtgtatgaaatagaatacCTGCTTTGCGACGGCTGCCGTTTTTCGTTCTTTTCTTAGTtcggttggacttgattttttccGTTATGTTTTCGTAACACGTGACTAGATCCTTCAGCCTCGtactagcttacgagttaccaagtatgaaactttgtaagtaattaTAATTTTGAGGAAATATGTCTATTTTTACGCATATTTCTCTACACAGGATCTAACCCGATGCAAGCAAGGTTCAAGTACCATGCCTGAGCGTTCCTTGCTTGAGAAAGCAAAAGACGATCTTGACCAAGTGATAAAGTCTACACCCTCGCTTCGAGCTTATATGGATTTGGGGCAGGTAGGTGAGAAACTAGGGTAAGCGGGAATTCCCCGCAAATGTGTGTTGCAAAACTTATATCTCcagatttgttttgttagttagattttgtaaaaataattgggATTTTtctgatatatagtagggtggggaaagatgggacaccttttaattgtattttctcgtccaatttagtagtaaacaaaaaaatgcaaagatttataaaaccgtattttcacgacttcgataaaccattgttaattgttcaaaacacgaccaagatatttggatattatgtgctaaaggtgtcccatcttaccccaccctaccataatACTTAAagagagtttttttttgttactaaaAATAGTTAGGATTACAATTTTAGTagtgtttattattatgtacTCCAAAATAggatgttttcttttttcgaGTAGTTATTTGTGTCATACATTCcctataagttttataattagacTTCTTAAAGATGGTTTAAACTGAGCACTCTCACGCAGGTTACAACTTTAATTGTAATTGgttttttaaaatggttgTAAAACATTGGTATGGAGCCTAACGCCTGCTTAAGTTTATAtctgaataattttaaaaaagcattTGATTTTTTAGTAAGTAGGCTACTAATCCGCACTGTAAAATCtgcttaaaatttgttttgtagcCTCACAAAGGCTTAAATAGATTTTTGAAGCGTTTCattaaacaagttatttatttaatataggtTTGCTACTACATGGGTGTGGATGCGATCAAAGAATCTTTCGCTGTAAACGAGGAATGGATAAACCAAGCTCTTATTTACTTCTCTAAGGCTCTTGAATGCGACCTGGGATCTATTCTACCAGAATTACAACTTCTACGAGGGAAATGCTTGAAAGTGAAGGTGAGGTAGTTTCGTAAACGTTATGATTTGCTGTAacgggccaatcctggcctaaatccaagaACCCATGGCTTGCAACGGTGctagacctcacccatatatagtagaatagAAACGTTATGTttggggcaatgggccaatcctggcttaaatcccaggccctATCTCCATgcaatagaatgaaaacgttaGGTTTTAGTCGTGAGTAAAATTGTAACCTTGGGAAAAAATATGGAATACGAGTTGAAACATTGCTTAGTAATTAATTTCAATTGTTggagttaaaacaaattatgcaCTAAACTTGTGGCCGCCGCGAATTTCTTTGAGGGTTGGTTTGTTAGTTCTTCATAACGttaaaatatggtttatataTTCAATGCTTTATAGGCCTTACATTTTGTCGTTCACCAGGGTGAAGAATCAAACGCAgttgaatgttttaaaagatcGATTGAAATGGAAAGGGATGGTTCAAGAAACTCACAAGCGTTCAGGTGGTTGTTggaaacttatattttatggTTAGTATATACCATAcgctttttatgttttattttataattgtgttttgaTCCGTCTTTGAGCTTTGGCAAACTTTACTGTttttcgttatcgtgaccgaagagagaaaataattataattcatttatttattatactaTGGTTAAAATGTTACTCTAGGCTTAGCCTATTGGAATGTACCTTGTTCatcctggcatggcggggtaacgacagtcgttattacacgggtgttctgtttcatacacctcgtgcccgcttacaaacTACAGCGTATGAAACTTCATGTGGGTAATAGTTAATAAATAGCAATTATGATCTTGTAATTATTGTCCATCTATGTTGTAGGTATTGCCAAGGCGGTCCAATGAAACGAGGCGCTATTCTGAATGAAGTCGACACATGGGTTAGTCTTGTCCTGAACAAATTCGACAACCGGTCTATTACATCTGAGATTCGTACAGTTTCACACATATACACACACGAGCTACTAGACTTGTGCAAAGGAACGATTAAAGAAGGGAAAA contains:
- the LOC100186948 gene encoding tetratricopeptide repeat protein 22-like isoform X1, translating into MATIFIRMDTLLLQARSSEKQRLPGFNRMVNLLKELSKSDRLYHKALSWAYLGIILERQSSFETTPMAIHDCGFTGTEPLDCFTKAIQLADNEPAVLNRLAKLFQIMGKHEMAIGTASMSLDVDPDHVTNVASYHTRARVHTSLYMRDLTRCKQGSSTMPERSLLEKAKDDLDQVIKSTPSLRAYMDLGQVCYYMGVDAIKESFAVNEEWINQALIYFSKALECDLGSILPELQLLRGKCLKVKGEESNAVECFKRSIEMERDGSRNSQAFRWLLETYILWYCQGGPMKRGAILNEVDTWVSLVLNKFDNRSITSEIRTVSHIYTHELLDLCKGTIKEGKISLSRLCFSMFPTTVTDNQSYTESTD
- the LOC100186948 gene encoding tetratricopeptide repeat protein 22-like isoform X2, with translation MATIFIRMDTLLLQARSSEKQRLPGFNRMVNLLKELSKSDRLYHKALSWAYLGIILERQSSFETTPMAIHDCGFTGTEPLDCFTKAIQLADNEPAVLNRLAKLFQIMGKHEMAIGTASMSLDVDPDHVTNVASYHTRARVHTSLYMRDLTRCKQGSSTMPERSLLEKAKDDLDQVIKSTPSLRAYMDLGQVCYYMGVDAIKESFAVNEEWINQALIYFSKALECDLGSILPELQLLRGKCLKVKGEESNAVECFKRSIEMERDGSRNSQAFRYCQGGPMKRGAILNEVDTWVSLVLNKFDNRSITSEIRTVSHIYTHELLDLCKGTIKEGKISLSRLCFSMFPTTVTDNQSYTESTD